In the Polyodon spathula isolate WHYD16114869_AA unplaced genomic scaffold, ASM1765450v1 scaffolds_749, whole genome shotgun sequence genome, TTTTTATTACAACTCGTACAGCAGTTCCATGTATAATTGGGAATCTCTCCCTGCTGTTCACTTTCACTGGGATTCAATTGGGATTATCCTGCAATGACAAGCACTCCCTTTCACAGCACAACACCACGGGCTGACTTGTTCGGTAAAAGTCATACTCACATCTACTGACTTTATTTTGCACTTGTCTTGTCATAAAACAGCTATCAGCTATCAGCTGTCATATAACAGGTCAAGTGTACTTGGAGGCAACATCTCCCATGCTAGGGTCTACTCCACTCCGTCTTGAATTGTATCCAAGCAAAAGATTTTTATCTCATACAGTGGATGTCTTTAACACTTAAATACAAACGTAAAAACTTACACAGGGTGTTCGCCTTTCCAGGTCTGGCTGTGTGGCGGAAGCATGGAGGTGCTTCCTTGCTCCCGAGTTGCTCACATTGAGCGGAGGAAGAAGCCGTACCACAACAACATCGGGTACTTTGCACGGAGGAACTCTCTGCGAGTCGCCGAGGTCTGGATGGACGACTACAAATCTcatgtttacatggcatggaacaTTCCAATGCAGGTAAGCCCCTCAATTGTAAATTATTATCCCATATAAGAGCATCATTTAGAAACGGTTACCTGCAGGTGAAATCGACTGGTAAGGATTCTGTCTGACAATCAAAAGGACCTCCCCGTTGTGAATACCACGCGTgcatattaaagagtaagtagcagggttcctaaaaatatagcgttacacgtccccacatgtcaAACAAGTAAcgcagcaataatgatccatgatgtggtaaagaacagaaaagctagagtacttggtttttttttttggttttttttaaatcgctcttcctgcagtgatttagaggagaaatctcaaaccccagtgcactagagcggtcattttgaaacagactacgtgtaaa is a window encoding:
- the LOC121308573 gene encoding polypeptide N-acetylgalactosaminyltransferase 17-like, encoding TPAMIGCSFVVNRKFFGEIGLLDPGMDVYGAENIELGIKVWLCGGSMEVLPCSRVAHIERRKKPYHNNIGYFARRNSLRVAEVWMDDYKSHVYMAWNIPMQ